Proteins encoded in a region of the Elizabethkingia bruuniana genome:
- a CDS encoding translation initiation factor, with translation MDLRDQLKNLFPEHEEQDFEMPEEKFEQKGALVCKFEKKGRNGKPVTLIEGFEGGDTELKEISKKIKTSLGIGGSEKDGVIIIQGDNRDKIMKLLQEMGYKTKRVGG, from the coding sequence ATGGATTTAAGAGATCAGTTAAAAAATCTTTTTCCTGAACACGAGGAGCAGGATTTCGAAATGCCTGAAGAAAAGTTTGAACAAAAGGGTGCCCTTGTCTGCAAGTTTGAAAAAAAAGGACGCAATGGTAAACCTGTAACTTTAATTGAAGGCTTTGAGGGTGGCGATACAGAACTGAAAGAAATTTCTAAAAAAATCAAAACCTCATTGGGAATTGGTGGCTCCGAAAAAGACGGTGTCATTATTATTCAGGGAGATAACAGAGATAAGATTATGAAGCTTCTGCAGGAAATGGGCTACAAAACCAAACGTGTAGGCGGGTAA
- the gpmI gene encoding 2,3-bisphosphoglycerate-independent phosphoglycerate mutase gives MSKKAILAILDGWGLGLDPKVSAIAQANTPFIDSCLQKYPHSKLEASGLAVGLPAGQMGNSEVGHMNLGAGRVIFQNLVKLNMAVENKTLGNEQEILAAFKYAKDNHKKIHFIGLVSDGGVHSHVNHLKGLLEAADDYGLENVFVHAFTDGRDCDPHSGKGFIQDLIEFMDTKTGKLATIVGRYYAMDRDKRWERVRIAYDAMVNGIGLATNNPVGAIQKSYEEDITDEFLKPIICTQDGMPVAKIEANDVVFCFNFRTDRGREITMALSQEDFPDYEMHKLPLYYVTLTNYDKTFHNVKVVYDENIITHTMGQILEENNKTQIRIAETEKYPHVTFFFSGGREEEFKGERRILCPSPKDVPTYDFKPEMSAYDITNAIVPELEKGSADFICLNFANTDMVGHTGVFQAAVQAAETVDKCIEKVATTAYNHGYAVFILADHGNSDVMVNPDGSPNTQHSTNLVPFIVMDKDHTWNVKDGKLGDVAPTILKVMGVNIPEEMTGDILVS, from the coding sequence ATGTCTAAAAAAGCAATATTAGCCATCCTGGATGGCTGGGGATTAGGTTTAGATCCCAAAGTTTCTGCCATCGCGCAGGCCAACACACCGTTTATTGATTCATGTTTACAAAAATACCCTCACAGCAAACTAGAAGCTAGTGGTTTGGCTGTAGGTTTACCAGCAGGACAAATGGGGAATTCTGAAGTAGGGCACATGAATCTTGGAGCCGGACGTGTAATTTTTCAGAATCTTGTAAAGCTAAACATGGCAGTGGAAAACAAAACACTGGGGAATGAACAGGAAATCCTTGCTGCCTTTAAATATGCAAAAGACAACCATAAGAAGATTCACTTTATAGGATTAGTTTCCGACGGAGGGGTACATTCGCATGTTAATCACCTGAAAGGGCTTTTGGAAGCAGCAGATGATTATGGATTAGAAAATGTCTTTGTTCATGCTTTTACAGATGGACGTGACTGTGATCCGCATTCCGGAAAAGGATTTATTCAGGATCTTATAGAGTTTATGGATACCAAAACCGGAAAACTGGCAACAATTGTTGGACGTTATTACGCAATGGACCGTGATAAGCGTTGGGAGCGTGTACGTATTGCTTACGATGCTATGGTAAATGGTATTGGATTAGCAACCAATAACCCGGTAGGAGCTATTCAGAAATCTTATGAGGAAGATATAACAGATGAATTCCTAAAACCAATTATCTGTACTCAGGACGGAATGCCTGTTGCTAAAATAGAAGCTAATGATGTCGTATTCTGTTTCAATTTCAGAACAGACAGAGGGCGTGAAATTACCATGGCGCTTTCTCAGGAAGATTTCCCTGACTACGAAATGCACAAGCTTCCTTTATACTATGTGACTTTAACCAACTACGATAAAACCTTCCATAATGTAAAAGTGGTGTATGATGAAAATATCATTACACATACTATGGGACAGATTCTGGAGGAAAACAACAAAACACAGATTCGTATTGCTGAAACTGAAAAATATCCGCACGTTACATTCTTCTTTTCAGGAGGACGTGAAGAGGAGTTCAAAGGGGAGAGAAGGATTTTGTGTCCAAGTCCTAAGGATGTTCCTACTTATGATTTCAAACCGGAAATGTCGGCTTATGACATTACCAATGCTATTGTTCCGGAATTGGAAAAAGGAAGTGCAGATTTTATCTGCCTGAATTTTGCGAATACCGACATGGTAGGACATACAGGTGTTTTCCAGGCTGCAGTACAAGCTGCTGAAACAGTAGATAAGTGTATTGAAAAAGTAGCTACTACAGCTTATAATCACGGATATGCTGTATTTATTTTGGCAGATCATGGTAATTCTGATGTTATGGTAAATCCTGATGGGTCTCCCAATACACAGCATTCAACCAATCTTGTACCTTTTATTGTAATGGATAAAGATCACACATGGAATGTGAAAGATGGTAAATTGGGAGATGTAGCACCTACAATCCTTAAAGTAATGGGCGTAAATATTCCGGAAGAAATGACGGGAGATATTCTTGTTTCTTAA
- a CDS encoding GNAT family N-acetyltransferase, translating into MDKEVIITTIQAADDSALASMIRGVFDEYKAPTEGTVYVDPTTDHLSKVFDAKGSVLFVAKIEDRVIGSCGLYPTEGLPEGHVELVKFYISKEARGTGVGRLFMEKCYEQAEKFGYTHIYLESLPAFGKAISIYEKQGFEQLSAPLGNSGHTGCDIWMLKKII; encoded by the coding sequence ATGGATAAGGAAGTAATAATTACAACAATACAGGCTGCGGATGATAGTGCTTTGGCATCTATGATCCGCGGTGTTTTTGATGAATATAAAGCACCTACAGAAGGTACTGTTTATGTTGATCCTACAACAGATCATTTGTCTAAAGTATTTGATGCCAAAGGATCAGTACTTTTTGTTGCTAAAATCGAAGATAGAGTAATAGGAAGTTGTGGACTTTATCCTACTGAAGGATTGCCTGAAGGGCATGTAGAATTGGTGAAATTCTATATCTCCAAAGAAGCCAGAGGGACGGGTGTCGGAAGATTGTTTATGGAAAAATGCTATGAACAGGCTGAAAAGTTTGGATATACTCACATTTATCTTGAAAGCTTACCGGCTTTTGGTAAGGCAATCAGTATTTATGAAAAGCAGGGATTCGAACAGTTATCTGCTCCTTTAGGAAATTCAGGGCATACAGGATGTGATATCTGGATGCTGAAAAAGATTATATAA
- a CDS encoding BT0820 family HAD-type phosphatase, which yields MINKKLAIDFDGTIVDDAYPGVGPAKIFAFETLLKLQSEGYRLILWTYRSGQALQDAVDFCKKNGLEFYAVNSSFEGEVFDSETHSRKIDADMFIDDRNLGGFPGWGEIYNIIKEKIEFRVAGGEVLAYSKLKKEKKKGLFW from the coding sequence ATGATAAATAAAAAACTAGCGATAGACTTTGACGGAACAATTGTAGACGATGCATATCCGGGAGTAGGACCAGCTAAAATTTTTGCATTCGAAACATTGCTGAAATTACAATCAGAAGGTTATCGTTTGATTTTATGGACATACAGAAGCGGGCAGGCTCTGCAGGATGCTGTTGATTTTTGTAAGAAAAACGGATTAGAATTTTATGCTGTAAATTCCAGCTTTGAAGGTGAAGTTTTTGATTCTGAAACACACAGCCGTAAAATCGATGCTGATATGTTTATTGATGACAGAAACCTAGGTGGATTTCCTGGATGGGGCGAAATTTACAACATCATTAAAGAGAAAATTGAATTCCGTGTAGCAGGCGGAGAAGTTTTAGCTTACTCAAAGTTGAAAAAAGAAAAGAAAAAAGGTCTTTTCTGGTAA
- the map gene encoding type I methionyl aminopeptidase — protein sequence MIQLKTIDEIKLMRESAQLVSKTLGMLAKEIKPGVTTKHLDKLAFEYIKDHGAEPAFLGYGGFPNSLCMSPNEQVVHGFPTDEPLRDGDIISVDCGTYMNGFVGDHAYTFEVGEVSPETKKLLQVTKESLYKGIAQCIRGKRIGDISYAVQEHAEKHGYGVVRELVGHGVGRQMHEEPQVPNYGRKGSGKVIKDGLVIAIEPMINMGTEKVKFHSDGWTVTTQDNKPSAHFEHDVAVVNGKPVLLSTFQYIYDALGIKSDEEKAFQMDF from the coding sequence ATGATTCAGTTAAAAACAATAGACGAAATCAAATTAATGCGTGAAAGCGCTCAGTTGGTTTCAAAAACTTTAGGAATGTTAGCCAAGGAGATTAAACCTGGTGTAACAACTAAGCACTTAGATAAACTTGCATTCGAGTATATTAAAGACCACGGTGCAGAACCGGCATTTCTTGGATATGGAGGTTTTCCAAACTCTTTATGTATGTCCCCGAATGAGCAGGTTGTTCATGGCTTCCCTACAGATGAACCATTGAGAGATGGTGATATTATTTCTGTAGACTGTGGAACATACATGAATGGCTTTGTTGGAGATCATGCATATACTTTTGAAGTTGGAGAAGTGTCTCCTGAAACAAAAAAACTTTTGCAGGTAACTAAAGAAAGTCTTTATAAAGGTATAGCTCAGTGTATCCGTGGAAAGAGAATCGGAGATATCTCTTATGCAGTTCAGGAGCATGCAGAAAAACATGGTTACGGAGTAGTACGCGAATTAGTAGGGCATGGTGTTGGAAGACAAATGCACGAAGAACCGCAGGTACCTAACTATGGTAGAAAAGGTTCCGGAAAAGTAATTAAAGACGGATTAGTTATTGCTATCGAGCCTATGATTAATATGGGAACGGAAAAGGTGAAGTTTCACTCTGATGGCTGGACTGTAACAACTCAGGATAATAAGCCTTCTGCACACTTTGAGCACGATGTAGCTGTAGTAAATGGAAAACCAGTACTGTTATCTACATTCCAATATATCTACGATGCATTAGGTATTAAATCCGATGAGGAAAAAGCTTTCCAGATGGATTTCTAA
- a CDS encoding class I SAM-dependent methyltransferase, translating to MKKVAKFLLNKLPRPMLIRLSIVARPLIISFFKGDKFTDPIDGRSYRKFLPYGYGKQRENALSPGTLSLERHRQMWLYLERETDFFTKNYKVLHIAPEQEFLRKFKKQKNLEYTSADLFSPIVDVKADVLDLPFEDESYDIVICNHVLEHIVEDSKAMSELYRVMRKGGWGILQVPMRTSLEHTYEDFSITDPKERQKHFGQYDHVRWYGMDYFDRLKKVGFDVDINLYSQKFSLEDQKRYGLLVNEILPVVFKH from the coding sequence ATGAAGAAAGTAGCAAAATTTCTTTTAAATAAATTACCGCGCCCTATGCTTATTCGATTAAGCATTGTGGCGCGTCCTTTAATTATATCCTTTTTTAAAGGAGATAAATTTACTGATCCTATAGACGGTAGATCTTATCGTAAATTCCTTCCGTATGGCTACGGGAAGCAACGGGAAAATGCACTTTCTCCCGGAACTCTTTCACTGGAAAGGCACCGCCAAATGTGGCTTTATCTGGAACGTGAAACTGATTTTTTTACCAAAAATTACAAAGTACTTCACATCGCTCCTGAGCAGGAGTTTTTAAGAAAATTCAAAAAACAAAAAAATCTGGAATATACTTCTGCGGATCTTTTCTCTCCGATTGTAGATGTAAAGGCAGATGTATTAGATCTTCCTTTTGAAGATGAATCTTATGATATTGTTATTTGTAATCATGTTTTAGAACATATTGTAGAAGATTCCAAAGCGATGTCCGAATTATACCGTGTAATGCGAAAGGGCGGATGGGGAATTTTGCAGGTCCCTATGAGAACTAGTTTGGAGCATACTTATGAAGATTTTAGTATAACAGATCCTAAAGAGCGTCAGAAGCATTTTGGGCAGTATGATCATGTTCGTTGGTATGGGATGGATTATTTTGACCGTCTTAAAAAAGTTGGGTTTGATGTAGATATCAATTTATATTCTCAAAAGTTTTCTTTAGAAGATCAGAAACGTTACGGATTGCTGGTGAATGAAATTCTTCCGGTAGTTTTTAAACATTAG
- the era gene encoding GTPase Era has translation MHRAGFVNIVGKPNAGKSTLLNQLMGEKLAIVTQKAQTTRHRIFGIYNEDDVQIVFSDTPGVLDPKYGLQEKMMEFVKESLQDADVFLFIVDITDKAQPSEFLIEKLNKIPVPVLILINKVDQADQKVLEETVALWHERIPKAEILPISALNAYNTEYILPKLKSLLPESPGYYDKDQFTDKSERFFVNEAIREKILLNYEKEIPYSVEVVTEMFKDKGEMIFIDSIIYVERETQKGIIIGHKGESIKKVGTEARMDLEKFFGKKLHLNLFVKVKKDWRKNDRDLKNFGYR, from the coding sequence ATGCACAGAGCAGGTTTTGTTAATATAGTGGGGAAACCCAATGCAGGAAAGTCTACGCTTCTTAACCAGTTAATGGGGGAGAAACTGGCTATTGTTACCCAGAAAGCACAGACAACCAGACATCGTATTTTTGGTATTTATAACGAGGACGATGTCCAGATTGTTTTTTCTGATACTCCGGGAGTTTTAGACCCTAAGTACGGATTACAGGAGAAAATGATGGAATTTGTGAAGGAGAGTTTACAAGATGCTGATGTTTTCCTTTTCATTGTAGATATTACAGATAAAGCACAACCTTCAGAATTTCTTATTGAAAAGCTGAATAAAATCCCGGTTCCGGTACTTATCCTTATCAATAAAGTAGATCAGGCAGATCAGAAAGTTCTTGAAGAAACTGTTGCGCTATGGCACGAGAGGATTCCTAAGGCAGAAATATTACCTATATCCGCCTTAAATGCTTATAATACAGAATATATCTTGCCAAAATTAAAATCTTTATTACCAGAAAGTCCGGGATACTACGATAAAGATCAGTTTACAGATAAGTCTGAAAGATTCTTTGTAAATGAGGCTATCAGAGAGAAAATCCTTCTGAACTACGAAAAGGAAATTCCGTATTCTGTAGAAGTTGTTACAGAAATGTTTAAGGATAAAGGAGAAATGATCTTTATAGATAGTATTATCTATGTAGAAAGAGAAACTCAAAAGGGGATTATCATTGGTCATAAAGGAGAATCTATAAAGAAAGTTGGGACTGAGGCCAGAATGGATTTGGAGAAATTCTTTGGAAAGAAGCTTCACCTTAATCTTTTTGTAAAAGTTAAAAAAGATTGGCGTAAAAATGACAGAGACCTGAAAAATTTTGGTTATCGCTAG